The DNA sequence CGCTCATTGAAGACCGCGTTACTGGAAATAGCCGGGGCATGTTGGTTTCTGGCGCAAAAGTCTTAATCGATAGAAGGAAGCCGGATGGAAACCGTGTCAAGTCTTTTACAATTGGCGGCAAACCGATTGATCCAAAGAAGATATACAGGTTGGCCGTTTCCGATTATCTCGCGGAAGGAAATTCTGGATTTGATCGCCTGACGCAAGTTGCGCCAGAACATATAATTTTTACCGGAACATTGCTTAGACAAACGATGATTGACTATGTTCGCAAACATGCGCAAATCACCTCGACGCTTG is a window from the Candidatus Marinimicrobia bacterium CG08_land_8_20_14_0_20_45_22 genome containing:
- a CDS encoding multifunctional 2',3'-cyclic-nucleotide 2'-phosphodiesterase/5'-nucleotidase/3'-nucleotidase, which encodes LIEDRVTGNSRGMLVSGAKVLIDRRKPDGNRVKSFTIGGKPIDPKKIYRLAVSDYLAEGNSGFDRLTQVAPEHIIFTGTLLRQTMIDYVRKHAQITSTLDGRWKEIK